From a region of the Streptomyces venezuelae genome:
- a CDS encoding spermidine synthase gives MAGKDRNKDRQRGRGGAEAVVGQVDGGRAELEPDRERAGAWTLLIDGAPQSHVDLGDPGYLDFAYQRRIGHLIDLVAPARQPLNVVHLGGGAFTLARYTAASRPRSTQQVVEIDAALVAFVREHLPLDPQARVRVRAVDARAGLAKVPDGWADLVIADVFSGARTPAHLTSAEFLDDVRRALAPDGWYVANLADGPPLTHLRGQIATAASRFAELALAADPVVWRGKRFGNAVLVAADRELPVAEFTRRVASDPHPGRVEHGRALVGFAGGAAPVADASAVASPQPPPSVFR, from the coding sequence GTGGCAGGCAAGGACAGGAACAAGGACAGGCAGCGCGGACGCGGCGGCGCCGAGGCGGTCGTCGGGCAGGTGGACGGCGGCCGGGCGGAGCTGGAGCCGGACCGGGAGCGGGCCGGAGCCTGGACCCTGCTGATCGACGGGGCCCCGCAGTCGCATGTGGACCTGGGCGATCCCGGTTACCTGGACTTCGCGTACCAGCGGCGGATCGGCCACCTGATCGACCTCGTCGCGCCCGCCCGGCAGCCCCTGAACGTGGTGCACCTGGGCGGCGGCGCCTTCACCCTCGCCCGCTACACCGCGGCCTCCCGCCCCCGCTCCACCCAGCAGGTCGTGGAGATCGACGCCGCCCTGGTGGCCTTCGTACGGGAACACCTGCCGCTGGATCCGCAGGCGCGGGTCCGGGTCCGGGCGGTGGACGCGCGGGCGGGCCTGGCCAAGGTTCCGGACGGCTGGGCGGACCTGGTGATCGCGGACGTGTTCAGCGGGGCCCGTACCCCGGCGCACCTGACGAGCGCCGAGTTCCTGGACGACGTACGCCGTGCCCTCGCGCCGGACGGCTGGTACGTGGCCAATCTGGCGGACGGCCCGCCGCTGACCCATCTGCGGGGGCAGATCGCGACGGCCGCGTCCCGGTTCGCGGAGCTGGCGCTGGCCGCCGATCCGGTGGTGTGGCGGGGGAAACGGTTCGGCAACGCCGTCCTGGTGGCGGCCGACCGCGAGCTGCCCGTCGCGGAGTTCACCCGCCGGGTCGCGAGCGACCCGCACCCCGGCCGGGTCGAGCACGGCCGGGCCCTGGTCGGCTTCGCGGGCGGCGCGGCGCCGGTGGCGGACGCCTCGGCGGTGGCCTCACCGCAGCCGCCGCCCTCGGTCTTCCGCTGA
- a CDS encoding class I SAM-dependent methyltransferase — MSETPGSPPPGTPSTPGTTTSDYTRRLARLEVSGLKRFLPTQAPYRWNLRRLHLGRVLDVGCGLGRNLLNCGPGSVGVDHNPHSVRTCRERGLNAYTPDELATAPDCGPGSFDSLLIAHVLEHVDEETAGALLDLYLPLVKPGGAVVMITPQEVGYRSDATHIRWVGFEELRAHAGRAGIAVRRTYSFPFPRPVGKVFPYNEFVLVGTVAAQ, encoded by the coding sequence ATGTCTGAAACTCCCGGCAGTCCGCCCCCGGGCACCCCGAGCACCCCCGGCACCACCACCTCCGACTACACCAGGCGCCTCGCCCGACTGGAGGTGTCCGGCCTCAAACGGTTCCTGCCCACCCAGGCGCCCTACCGCTGGAACCTGCGCAGGCTGCACCTGGGCCGGGTCCTCGACGTCGGCTGCGGGCTGGGACGCAACCTCCTCAACTGCGGACCCGGCAGCGTCGGGGTCGACCACAACCCGCACTCGGTACGGACCTGCCGCGAGCGCGGCCTGAACGCCTACACCCCCGACGAACTGGCAACCGCCCCGGACTGCGGCCCCGGATCCTTCGACAGCCTGCTGATCGCGCACGTGCTGGAGCACGTCGACGAGGAGACCGCGGGCGCACTGCTGGACCTCTACCTTCCGCTGGTCAAGCCGGGCGGCGCGGTCGTCATGATCACCCCGCAGGAGGTCGGCTACCGTTCCGACGCCACCCACATCCGCTGGGTCGGCTTCGAGGAGCTGCGCGCCCACGCCGGCCGGGCCGGGATCGCCGTCAGGCGGACGTACTCGTTCCCCTTCCCCCGACCGGTGGGCAAGGTCTTCCCGTACAACGAGTTCGTCCTGGTCGGCACGGTTGCGGCCCAGTAG
- a CDS encoding carbohydrate ABC transporter permease — translation MTDETAVLSPSAVGPKRPAAEGGGRSGRDGRGQVWRSRRYRWDLRFSPYAFVAPFFLFFAAFGLFPLLYTGWAALHQVELTDPGSMTWVGLRNFTRLWDDEFFWNALRNTVTIGLLSTVPQLAIALGLAHLLNYRLRGSAFFRVAVLTPYATSVAAATLVFVLLFGRDYGMVNWALSALGFDAVDWQNGTFASQLAVSTIVIWRWTGYNALIYLAAMQAVPGELYESAALDGASRFQQFLHVTVPSLRPTIFFTCVVSTIGATQLFGEPLLFNGGAGATGGSDHQFQTLGLYLYEQGWVNLHLGRASAIAWAMFLILLLVAGAARLLRGRKDSR, via the coding sequence GTGACGGACGAGACGGCTGTTCTGTCCCCTTCCGCCGTCGGCCCGAAGCGGCCGGCGGCGGAAGGGGGCGGCCGCAGCGGACGGGACGGGCGCGGCCAGGTGTGGCGCTCGCGCCGCTACCGCTGGGACCTGCGCTTCAGCCCGTACGCCTTCGTGGCGCCCTTCTTCCTCTTCTTCGCCGCCTTCGGGCTGTTCCCGCTGCTCTACACGGGCTGGGCGGCGCTGCACCAGGTGGAGCTGACCGATCCCGGCAGCATGACGTGGGTGGGGCTGCGGAACTTCACCCGGTTGTGGGACGACGAGTTCTTCTGGAACGCGCTCCGCAACACGGTGACCATCGGGCTGCTGTCCACGGTGCCGCAGCTCGCGATCGCGCTGGGCCTGGCCCACCTGCTCAACTACCGGCTGCGGGGGTCCGCGTTCTTCCGGGTCGCGGTGCTCACCCCGTACGCGACCTCGGTGGCCGCGGCCACGCTCGTCTTCGTGCTGCTCTTCGGCCGGGACTACGGGATGGTCAACTGGGCGCTGTCGGCGCTGGGTTTCGACGCGGTCGACTGGCAGAACGGCACCTTCGCCTCCCAGCTCGCGGTCTCCACCATCGTGATCTGGCGGTGGACCGGCTACAACGCGCTGATCTACCTGGCGGCCATGCAGGCCGTACCGGGCGAGCTGTACGAGTCCGCCGCGCTGGACGGGGCCTCGCGCTTCCAGCAGTTCCTCCACGTCACGGTGCCCTCGCTGCGGCCGACGATCTTCTTCACCTGCGTGGTGTCGACGATCGGCGCGACGCAGCTGTTCGGCGAGCCGCTGCTGTTCAACGGCGGGGCGGGCGCCACGGGCGGCTCGGACCACCAGTTCCAGACGCTCGGGCTGTACCTGTACGAGCAGGGCTGGGTGAACCTGCACCTCGGCCGGGCCTCGGCGATCGCGTGGGCCATGTTCCTGATCCTGCTGCTCGTCGCCGGGGCGGCGCGGCTGCTGCGCGGACGGAAGGACTCCCGATGA
- a CDS encoding response regulator transcription factor, producing the protein MASVLVVEDDQFVRSALIRHLTEASHTVRSVGTALEALREVAHHRFDVVILDLGLPDLDGSEALKMLRGITDVPVIIATARDDEAEIVRLLNDGADDYLTKPFSVEHLSARMSAVLRRARAAAGAEPPSRVLRVGGLAIDPLRRQAELDGAVLDLTRREFDLLAFLAGRPGVVVARRELLAEVWQQSYGDDQTIDVHLSWLRRKLGETAARPRYLHTLRGVGVKLEPPR; encoded by the coding sequence ATGGCAAGTGTGCTCGTGGTCGAGGACGACCAGTTCGTACGTTCCGCCCTCATCCGGCACCTGACCGAGGCCTCGCACACCGTGCGCAGCGTCGGCACGGCCCTGGAGGCCCTGCGCGAGGTCGCGCACCACCGCTTCGACGTGGTCATCCTCGACCTCGGACTGCCCGACCTGGACGGCTCCGAGGCCCTCAAGATGCTGCGCGGCATCACCGACGTACCTGTGATCATCGCCACCGCGCGCGACGACGAGGCGGAGATCGTCCGGCTGCTCAACGACGGCGCCGACGACTACCTGACCAAACCCTTCTCGGTGGAGCACCTCTCCGCCCGGATGTCCGCCGTCCTGCGCCGCGCCCGGGCCGCCGCCGGGGCCGAACCGCCCTCGCGCGTCCTGCGCGTCGGCGGGCTCGCCATCGACCCGCTGCGCCGCCAGGCCGAGCTGGACGGGGCCGTACTGGACCTCACCCGCCGGGAGTTCGACCTGCTCGCCTTCCTCGCCGGCCGGCCCGGGGTGGTCGTGGCCCGGCGCGAACTGCTCGCCGAGGTCTGGCAGCAGTCGTACGGGGACGACCAGACCATCGACGTCCACCTGTCCTGGCTGCGCCGCAAACTCGGCGAGACCGCCGCCCGCCCGCGCTACCTGCACACGCTGCGGGGAGTCGGGGTCAAGCTGGAGCCGCCCCGGTGA
- a CDS encoding DUF5993 family protein, whose product MDTLIFGGLLATLIALYRGASRTVVLGAWWAVLIAVTLLTVHHLTSGVALNLSY is encoded by the coding sequence ATGGACACCCTGATCTTCGGCGGGCTCCTCGCCACGCTGATCGCCCTGTACCGGGGCGCGTCCCGGACGGTCGTGCTCGGCGCGTGGTGGGCGGTGCTGATCGCCGTCACCCTGCTGACCGTGCACCACCTCACCAGCGGCGTCGCCCTGAATCTGAGCTACTGA
- a CDS encoding sensor histidine kinase, with translation MRWALVKVCLAVTAMVVVAFAVPLGLVVQEMASDRAFSNAERQAASIGPTLSITTDPVQLRKAVESTQMGAARRMAVHVPAIGDSPPVDIGQGRAGERAVAETRRMGRATTAKVSGGGSALLQPTALGSGDIAVVEIFVPESEVSNGVATAWLVLAGVGLALIVGSVGVADRLGARLVRPAERLADAAHQLGEGRLGARVPEDGPKELRSAAAAFNAMADQVVELLANERELAADLSHRLRTPLTVLRLNTASLGDGPAAEQTRAAVEQLEREVDTIIRTAREQRPATGPGAGAGAGCDASEVIRDRMAFWSALAEDEGREVRLAGVDRTVRIPVARPELAAALDAMLGNVFRHTPEGTPFAVDVHDAGDAVIVLVSDAGPGISDPDAALRRGNDGGRDGSTGLGLDIVRRVAESTGGDVRLGRSVLGGTEVRVWIGLDGRSLGGPGAGRAGRGRRGNRRNRGRASQE, from the coding sequence ATGAGATGGGCGCTCGTCAAGGTGTGCCTCGCGGTCACGGCCATGGTGGTCGTGGCCTTCGCCGTCCCCCTCGGCCTCGTCGTCCAGGAGATGGCCAGCGACCGCGCCTTCTCCAACGCCGAGCGGCAGGCCGCCAGCATCGGGCCGACCCTGTCCATCACCACCGACCCCGTGCAGCTGCGGAAGGCGGTGGAGTCCACCCAGATGGGCGCCGCCCGGCGGATGGCCGTCCACGTACCCGCCATCGGCGACAGCCCGCCGGTGGACATCGGGCAGGGCCGGGCCGGGGAACGCGCCGTCGCGGAGACCCGGCGGATGGGGCGGGCCACGACCGCCAAGGTGTCCGGCGGCGGCTCGGCGCTGCTCCAGCCCACCGCGCTGGGTTCCGGGGACATCGCCGTGGTGGAGATCTTCGTACCGGAGAGCGAGGTCAGCAACGGCGTCGCGACGGCCTGGCTCGTGCTCGCGGGTGTGGGGCTGGCCCTGATCGTCGGCTCCGTCGGGGTCGCCGACCGGCTCGGCGCCCGGCTGGTCCGGCCCGCCGAACGGCTCGCGGACGCGGCGCACCAGCTCGGCGAGGGCAGGCTCGGCGCCCGGGTGCCCGAAGACGGGCCGAAGGAACTCCGCTCGGCGGCCGCCGCCTTCAACGCCATGGCGGACCAGGTCGTCGAACTCCTCGCCAACGAACGCGAACTGGCCGCCGACCTCTCGCACCGGCTGCGGACCCCGCTGACGGTGCTGCGGCTCAACACGGCCTCCCTCGGCGACGGTCCGGCCGCCGAACAGACCCGGGCCGCCGTGGAGCAGCTGGAGCGCGAGGTCGACACGATCATCCGTACCGCCCGGGAGCAGCGCCCGGCCACCGGCCCCGGAGCCGGGGCGGGCGCGGGCTGCGACGCCTCCGAGGTGATCCGCGACCGGATGGCCTTCTGGTCGGCGCTCGCGGAGGACGAGGGCCGCGAGGTACGGCTCGCGGGCGTGGACCGCACGGTACGGATCCCGGTGGCGCGGCCCGAACTCGCCGCCGCCCTCGACGCCATGCTCGGCAACGTCTTCCGGCACACCCCCGAGGGCACCCCCTTCGCGGTGGACGTCCACGACGCCGGCGACGCCGTCATCGTGCTGGTCTCGGACGCGGGTCCCGGCATCTCCGACCCGGACGCGGCCCTGCGCCGCGGCAACGACGGCGGCCGCGACGGCTCGACCGGCCTCGGCCTGGACATCGTGCGGCGGGTCGCGGAGTCGACCGGCGGCGACGTACGGCTGGGGCGCTCGGTGCTCGGCGGGACCGAGGTCCGGGTCTGGATCGGCCTGGACGGCCGGAGCCTGGGTGGCCCCGGCGCGGGGCGGGCGGGGCGCGGCCGACGCGGCAACCGACGTAACCGGGGGCGCGCCTCGCAGGAGTGA
- a CDS encoding NADPH-dependent F420 reductase, whose product MRYAVLGTGIVGRTVAARLDGLGHQVVIGTRDPEATAGRDEYAQWHQTHPGIALAPFAEAARDGEILVNATGGRSGIAALTEADAAHLDGKVLVDIANPLDFSAGFPPVLDPVNDDSLGELIQRTFPRLRVVKTLNTMNCQIMVDPARVPGEHHVFLSGEDAEAKKSVRELLYAFGWPEASVLDLGGIETARGTEMLLPVWLRLMGALGHADFNFHVQGA is encoded by the coding sequence ATGCGCTACGCAGTCCTCGGCACCGGGATCGTCGGCCGTACCGTGGCCGCCCGGCTCGACGGCCTCGGCCACCAGGTGGTCATCGGCACCCGGGATCCGGAAGCCACCGCCGGCCGCGACGAGTACGCGCAGTGGCACCAGACCCACCCCGGGATCGCACTGGCCCCCTTCGCGGAGGCGGCGCGGGACGGCGAGATCCTGGTCAACGCCACGGGCGGGCGGTCCGGCATCGCCGCGCTGACGGAGGCGGACGCCGCCCACCTCGACGGCAAGGTCCTCGTCGACATCGCGAACCCGCTGGACTTCTCGGCGGGGTTCCCGCCGGTCCTGGACCCGGTCAACGACGACAGCCTCGGGGAGCTGATCCAGCGGACCTTCCCGCGGCTGCGGGTGGTCAAGACGCTGAACACGATGAACTGCCAGATCATGGTGGACCCGGCGCGGGTCCCCGGCGAGCACCACGTCTTCCTCTCGGGCGAGGACGCGGAGGCCAAGAAGTCCGTGCGCGAACTGCTGTACGCCTTCGGGTGGCCGGAAGCGAGCGTCCTGGACCTCGGGGGCATCGAGACGGCCCGGGGGACCGAGATGCTGCTCCCCGTCTGGCTCCGCCTGATGGGCGCGCTCGGCCACGCGGACTTCAACTTCCACGTCCAGGGCGCCTGA
- a CDS encoding carbohydrate ABC transporter permease — translation MRSLRAGRLTYVVLALFTAGSLFPLVWTAIAASRSNTRLAQTPPPFWFGGNLGRNLQVAWTDAHMGTALLNTVIVAGTVAAGTVFFSTLAGFAFAKLRFRGSRPLLALVIGTMLIPPQLSVVPLYMLIAKLSWTDRLQAVILPTLVGAFGVFFMRQYLVHALPMELVEAARTDGASSLRVLWHVVFPAARPAMAVLGMLTFVMAWNDFFWPIVALTQNGSPTVQVALTGLGRGYIPDQSVIMAGALLGTLPLLLVFLVFGRQIVGGIMQGAVKG, via the coding sequence ATGAGGTCACTGCGCGCGGGCCGGCTCACGTACGTGGTGCTCGCCCTGTTCACGGCCGGCTCGCTCTTCCCGCTCGTGTGGACGGCGATCGCGGCGTCCCGGAGCAACACGCGGCTGGCCCAGACCCCGCCGCCGTTCTGGTTCGGCGGGAACCTGGGACGCAACCTCCAGGTCGCCTGGACCGACGCCCACATGGGGACGGCCCTGCTGAACACGGTGATCGTGGCGGGCACGGTCGCCGCGGGCACCGTGTTCTTCTCCACGCTCGCCGGTTTCGCCTTCGCCAAGCTCCGCTTCCGCGGCAGCCGGCCGCTGCTGGCCCTGGTGATCGGGACGATGCTGATCCCGCCCCAGCTGAGCGTGGTTCCGCTCTACATGCTGATCGCGAAGCTGTCGTGGACCGACCGGCTCCAGGCGGTGATCCTGCCGACCCTGGTGGGCGCCTTCGGGGTGTTCTTCATGCGCCAGTACCTGGTGCACGCGCTGCCGATGGAGCTGGTGGAGGCGGCCCGCACGGACGGGGCGAGTTCGCTGCGGGTCCTGTGGCACGTGGTGTTCCCGGCCGCCCGGCCCGCCATGGCGGTGCTCGGGATGCTGACCTTCGTCATGGCCTGGAACGACTTCTTCTGGCCGATCGTCGCGCTGACCCAGAACGGCAGCCCGACGGTGCAGGTGGCCCTGACCGGGCTGGGCCGGGGCTACATCCCCGACCAGTCGGTGATCATGGCGGGCGCGCTGCTGGGCACGCTCCCGCTGCTGCTGGTGTTCCTCGTCTTCGGCCGGCAGATCGTCGGCGGCATCATGCAAGGAGCGGTGAAGGGATGA
- a CDS encoding histidine phosphatase family protein, whose protein sequence is MAPRILLARHGQTAWSQLGKHTGRTDVPMLEEGRQGAKLLGERLARDPWRGLPGVEVRTSPLVRASESCDLAGFGARAEPWDALMEWDYGDYEGMTPAEIQAVRPGWLIWRDGVPGGESVADVAARADEVIAWARSAERDVLVFAHGHILRTLAARWLGFDASFGARIRLEPTSLSVLGWAYGSAALERWNDTGHLDA, encoded by the coding sequence ATGGCCCCCCGCATCCTGCTGGCCCGCCACGGCCAGACGGCGTGGTCCCAGCTCGGCAAGCACACCGGACGCACGGACGTGCCGATGCTGGAGGAGGGCAGGCAGGGCGCGAAGCTGCTCGGGGAGCGGCTGGCCCGGGACCCGTGGCGGGGTCTGCCGGGCGTGGAGGTCCGCACCAGCCCGCTCGTGCGGGCGAGCGAGAGCTGCGACCTGGCGGGCTTCGGCGCCCGGGCCGAGCCGTGGGACGCGCTGATGGAATGGGACTACGGCGACTACGAGGGCATGACCCCGGCGGAGATCCAGGCCGTCCGGCCGGGCTGGCTGATCTGGCGCGACGGTGTCCCGGGCGGCGAGTCCGTGGCGGACGTCGCGGCCCGCGCGGACGAGGTGATCGCCTGGGCCCGCTCGGCGGAGCGCGACGTCCTGGTCTTCGCGCACGGGCACATCCTGCGGACGCTGGCCGCGCGCTGGCTGGGCTTCGACGCGTCCTTCGGCGCCCGTATCCGGCTGGAGCCGACGTCCCTCTCGGTGCTGGGGTGGGCCTACGGGTCGGCGGCGCTGGAACGCTGGAACGACACGGGTCACTTGGACGCGTAG
- a CDS encoding GH1 family beta-glucosidase encodes MTQLPTDKTTDVSTTTATATTTTTTPAVSTDSGGRELRFPDGFLWGTATAAFQIEGAAALRGPSIWDTFCRTPGKVHGGDTGDVAVDHHRLWREDVRLMASLGLGAYRFSVSWPRVLAGGIGFYDALVDELLSYGIRPCVTLYHWDLPQELESAGGWPERETAYAFARYAEQVAAALADRVDLWTTLNEPWCSAFLGYASGVHAPGRTSPADSLRAAHHLNLAHGLAAAALPARAGTGIALNPSAVRPLTGSAADRDAARRIDALANRVFTGPLLHGAYPQDLLADTAAVTDWSFVRQGDEALIHQPLDFLGVNYYTPAVVSAAPDGNGPRADGHGAAEHSPWPAAESVAFHQPPGERTDMGWSIDPTGLYDLLMRFTREAPGLPLLVTENGAAYAPDLHDPRRIGYLEAHLASVHRALADGAPVGGYFLWSLMDNFEWAYGYSKRFGIVHVDYETQARTPRSSAHWYACLARKGSFHTFEDELLQAPPAGRPG; translated from the coding sequence ATGACCCAACTCCCGACGGACAAGACCACGGACGTGAGCACCACCACGGCCACGGCCACGACCACGACCACGACCCCGGCCGTGAGCACGGACTCCGGCGGCCGGGAACTGCGCTTCCCCGACGGGTTCCTGTGGGGGACGGCCACGGCTGCCTTCCAGATCGAGGGTGCGGCGGCCCTGCGCGGACCGTCCATCTGGGACACCTTCTGCCGTACGCCGGGCAAGGTGCACGGCGGTGACACGGGCGACGTGGCCGTCGACCACCACCGGCTGTGGCGGGAGGACGTCCGGCTGATGGCCTCGCTCGGGCTCGGCGCCTACCGGTTCTCGGTGTCCTGGCCGCGGGTCCTCGCCGGCGGGATCGGCTTCTACGACGCGCTGGTCGACGAGCTGCTCTCGTACGGTATCCGGCCCTGCGTGACCCTGTACCACTGGGACCTGCCGCAGGAGCTGGAGAGCGCGGGCGGCTGGCCCGAACGGGAGACGGCCTACGCCTTCGCCCGGTACGCCGAGCAGGTCGCGGCGGCGCTCGCCGACCGGGTGGACCTCTGGACCACCCTCAACGAGCCCTGGTGCAGCGCCTTCCTCGGCTACGCCTCGGGGGTCCACGCCCCGGGCCGCACCTCCCCCGCCGACTCGCTGCGCGCCGCCCACCACCTCAACCTGGCCCACGGGCTGGCCGCGGCCGCCCTTCCGGCCCGGGCCGGGACCGGCATCGCGCTCAACCCCAGCGCGGTACGGCCGCTGACCGGCTCGGCGGCCGACCGGGACGCGGCCCGCCGGATCGACGCCCTGGCCAACCGGGTCTTCACCGGCCCGCTGCTGCACGGCGCGTACCCGCAGGACCTCCTCGCGGACACCGCCGCGGTGACCGACTGGTCCTTCGTGCGCCAGGGCGACGAGGCGCTGATCCACCAGCCGCTGGACTTCCTCGGGGTGAACTACTACACCCCGGCGGTGGTTTCGGCCGCCCCCGACGGGAACGGCCCGCGCGCCGACGGGCACGGGGCCGCGGAGCACTCCCCCTGGCCCGCGGCGGAGTCGGTCGCCTTCCACCAGCCGCCGGGCGAGCGGACCGACATGGGATGGTCGATCGACCCCACCGGCCTGTACGACCTGCTGATGCGCTTCACCCGGGAGGCACCCGGACTGCCGCTGCTGGTCACCGAGAACGGCGCGGCGTACGCCCCCGACCTGCACGACCCCCGGCGCATCGGCTACCTGGAGGCCCACCTCGCGTCCGTCCACCGCGCCCTGGCGGACGGCGCCCCGGTGGGGGGCTACTTCCTCTGGTCGCTGATGGACAACTTCGAGTGGGCCTACGGGTACAGCAAGCGCTTCGGCATCGTGCACGTCGACTACGAGACCCAGGCCCGCACCCCCCGCTCCAGCGCCCACTGGTACGCCTGCCTGGCCCGGAAGGGTAGCTTCCACACCTTCGAGGACGAGCTGCTCCAGGCGCCTCCTGCCGGAAGGCCTGGGTGA
- a CDS encoding tetratricopeptide repeat protein yields the protein MAASPHSPNSTFRRLRGQHSPAEFAALVRRAAKEIGETVSCDARYIGRVESGEIRCPNYAYERVFLHMFPGRTLADLGFSPRESVRGRSAHRDPRSPSSSKESDVLRRAFMAGGSATVAAATLSLTLLGDTRRLPSRAGETEAAAVEDAVRQIRLLDDRHGADALYRRAAEPLRTAYALLDAGATRQSTEDRLHSGAGELAVSVGWLAHDSGRFDDARSHYAEALATARVARDPGLEAHAFSNMAFLARDCGRSREAVRAAQAGLRAARSLGSPRLLSLLALREAGGWAGLADRKACEEALARAHTEFARGESEADPEWMSFFGQAELESLEARCWSTLGEHARAARHARRAADLQDPHFARNVALYTAELAGDLARAGAPDEAAWAGGRVLDLLTEVQSTRVRSMLAETAAALVPHQRSPRVETFLTRHAPAGRSAV from the coding sequence ATGGCGGCGTCCCCCCACTCACCCAACTCCACGTTCCGGCGGCTGCGCGGGCAGCACTCCCCCGCCGAGTTCGCGGCCCTGGTACGCCGGGCCGCGAAGGAAATCGGAGAAACGGTTTCCTGCGACGCGCGCTACATCGGCCGGGTCGAGTCCGGCGAGATCCGCTGCCCCAACTACGCCTACGAGCGGGTCTTCCTCCACATGTTCCCCGGCCGCACCCTGGCCGACCTGGGCTTCTCCCCCCGCGAGAGCGTCCGCGGCCGCTCGGCCCACCGCGATCCCCGATCCCCTTCCAGCTCCAAGGAGAGCGACGTGCTGCGTCGCGCGTTCATGGCGGGCGGCTCCGCTACCGTGGCGGCCGCGACGCTCAGCCTCACCCTGCTCGGCGACACCCGCAGGCTCCCCTCCCGGGCCGGCGAGACCGAGGCCGCCGCCGTCGAGGACGCGGTACGCCAGATCCGTCTGCTGGACGACCGGCACGGCGCCGACGCCCTGTACCGCAGGGCCGCCGAACCCCTGCGCACCGCCTACGCGTTGCTCGACGCGGGAGCCACCCGGCAGTCCACCGAGGACCGGCTGCACTCCGGCGCCGGTGAACTGGCCGTCTCCGTCGGCTGGCTGGCCCACGACTCGGGCCGCTTCGACGACGCCCGCTCGCACTACGCGGAGGCCCTCGCGACGGCCCGGGTCGCGCGGGACCCGGGCCTGGAGGCGCACGCCTTCAGCAACATGGCCTTCCTGGCCCGGGACTGCGGCCGCTCCCGCGAAGCGGTACGGGCCGCCCAGGCGGGCCTGCGCGCCGCCCGCTCCCTCGGCTCCCCGCGACTGCTGTCCCTGCTCGCGCTGCGCGAGGCCGGCGGCTGGGCGGGGCTGGCCGACCGCAAGGCCTGCGAGGAGGCACTGGCCCGGGCGCACACGGAGTTCGCCCGGGGCGAGTCGGAAGCCGACCCCGAGTGGATGTCCTTCTTCGGGCAGGCGGAGCTGGAGTCCCTGGAGGCACGCTGCTGGTCGACCCTCGGCGAGCACGCCCGCGCGGCCCGGCACGCCCGCCGCGCCGCCGACCTCCAGGACCCGCACTTCGCCCGGAACGTGGCCCTCTACACCGCCGAGCTGGCCGGCGACCTGGCCCGCGCGGGCGCCCCGGACGAGGCCGCGTGGGCGGGGGGCCGGGTGCTGGACCTCCTCACGGAGGTCCAGTCGACGCGGGTCCGCTCGATGCTCGCGGAAACGGCCGCCGCCCTCGTCCCCCACCAGCGCTCCCCCCGGGTGGAAACCTTCCTGACCCGCCATGCCCCTGCGGGGCGCTCGGCGGTGTGA